DNA sequence from the Streptomyces cinnabarinus genome:
ACGGGTCGAAGGGGTAGGCGTCGATCCGCCCGAGGAAACCGCTGTGCCGGACGTAACGGTCCGGGAAGTTGTAGGACTTGAGTCGGTTCCAGGCCGGTGCGCCCCACCGCGTGAGCAGGTTGGCGTACTCGGTCGAGGTGATCGGATGGATGCCGCAGTGCTTGGAGTTGAGGGGCTGCGTGTACAGCTTCTGGTCGAGCGGGGCCCAGGTTCCGGACGCGAGATTCGTCGACTGCCAGACGTAGAAGACCCCGTTGGGTGTGTAGGTGTCGCCCCACAGGTACCAGGTGTTGGATGTCAGTGACTTCACCACCGTCGGCGCCTCGGTGCCGCCGTGCGCGACCGCGGTGCTGAACGGGGTGAAGCTGCCGGGGCCGAGGGACGACGACCGAGCCCCGACGAGCGTCCCTTCCCTCTTGTAATAGAGGTAGTTGACGCCGTTCACGCCGATGGTGAGGTTGCCGTCGATGACGTCGTAGCCGGGATCGAAGAAGACCTGGGGACTGGTCGTCGTGCGGAAGTCGGTCGTGTAGCTGACCATGATCACGTTGTGGCCGCTGCTGTTCACCGAGGAGTAGAGGATGCCGTACTGCCCGCGCCCCGCGTCCCAATAGGCCTCCGGCGCCCAGCTGTGCGTGGTGGTCATGTCGTGCAGCTTGAGCAGCCGGTAGTCGGTGAACGACCGCAGGTCGGTGGAGTCCCAGACATGGATGTACACGCTGGTGCGACTCCAGTCGGTGCCGCTCAGATCCGTCGCCAGCACCACGAAGGTGCCGTCCTGCTTGCGCAGCACGAACGGGTCGCGCAGCCCGCCCGCACCGGCGGTCGGGGTGACCACGGGGGCGCTCTGGTTCAGCGGTGTCCAGCGCAGCCCGTCGGTACTGACCGCGAGATGCAGTCCGTAGTCGGCCTCCAGCATGGTGTTCGACTCGGTGAAGTAGGCCATCACATACGCCGAGTCCGCGGCGTACGCGGTCCCGGCGCCGAGGGTCAGCGCACCGGTCGCGGCCAGCGGGGCGGTCGCCGCCAGGCCGAGGAGGGTTCTGCGGGACAGAGCGGTCATGGGGGGACTCCAGGGGCGGTCGCGGCCGATACGCGGGATGAATGTTCGGTATTGCGAACGAAGTTCGGTGGAGCGATCAGAAAGTAGGGGTGTGACGGGAGTACGTCAATGAGGTGGACCGCGTTGGCCGGTTTCCGTGGTGACGGGGGAGTGGCAGGGGTGACGGGCGGCGGGGGAGCCGGGTTCAGGCGGGCTCCCCCGCCTCCCGCTGCGCCGCGCGCCGACGTTGCCGGCGGCCGCGGCGCGGCTCCTGATCGGGGAGCCAGCCGAAGGCGAGACAACTTCCCGTGGCGCCGAGGAGCAGGCCGAGGAAGAAGCCGCCGAGGTTCGAGGTGAGCCAGGTGCCCAGGGAGAGCAGCAGCCCGGTGATCGAGTAGAACAGGCGCTGGGTGGGGTTGAAGAGGATCAGCAGACCCAGCAGCAGCATCAGGGTCGGCAGGAGATATCCGGCCAGGCCCTGCATCCCCAGGTGCAGGACGACCTTCATGGACGCCTTCTCGGTGAACAGGATCTCCGCGCCGCCCAGGGCGAGCAGCAGCCCGCCCCAGAACGGCCGCTCGCCCCGCCAGCGGCGGAAGCCCGTGCGGGACATCGACAGCATCAGCAACCCGACTCGCTGAAGCGGAGCTTGAGGCCCGGCAGCTTGAACACCCCGGCCGTCGTGGCGTAGTTGGTCTGCCGCAGATCGGCGATGCGCACGGTGTCGGCCTGCTGGCTGAAGACGCCCTTGGGGCCCTGCACCCCGCCTTTGGTGAGGGTGCTGGCGTCGTTGCCGATCTCGATGTTGGAGAAGGCGGCGTCACCGGACAGCTCGGTGGAGTCGGTGGTCAGATCGCTCGCGGTCACCTTCTCCGCGCCGCTGCCCGCGGTGATGAGCAGATTGACGCCGCCGAGGTCGACGCTCTGGCAGAGCCTGGTGAGCGTCGCGTCCTTGATCACGGAGGTGACGACCAGCACCTGGCCTCCGGTGTCGCCCTCGTTGGGGCTGCCCGGAGCCATGTTGTCCAGGCCGCCGAACTGCTCGAAGCCGGTGCCGTTCAGCTCGGTGGCGGTCACCGTGAACGGCATCCCGGAGATCGCGAACTGCACACCCAGCGCGCCCTGGGCGGTGAGCACGGCGAGCCCGGCGAGGGTGAGGGTGGCGGGGACCGCCAGTACGGCGGCGCGCCGGGCGCGGACGCGCCCCGGTCTGCTGCTGGTACCGCTTTCCATGTCTGCTCCCAGGTCTTCGGGCACGTTGTCCTGGCGCGGACAGCGGCGGACGAGCGGAGGGCGCGGAAGGGCTTTCCCGTACTCCGCGGTAGCGTTCGAGGAAGTTACCCGGGGTTACATTTGAGGGTCAAGGCAGTTGTGAAAAAAGAGTGTTGGATATGTGTCAGCTGTGACCCGGCACTTGCGAACTCGCCAACTCGCCTTGTCTGTCTTGACGTTGACGGTCAATCAGGTCTACAACTCTCCCTGGCTCGGCCCGGATCCGTGGCGCCGGACGGGACGGCCCCCTCTGAAATCCAACCCCCCGCTTCGGAGAAGAGGCCCCCGCATGCGCACTCGCACCCTGCTCACCCTCATCTGCACCGCCGCCGCCTGCGCGCTTCCCCTCGCCGGCCCCGCCTCGGCCGCCGACACCCCGGTCCTCACCAAGGGCAGCGCCGGCGGTACACCCGTCGCCGTCGGGGACGTCCTGACCGCACCGCTGGCCAGTGGCACCACCGCCACCCTCTACTCCAGCGCGACCGGCACCAGCGGTGTCTCCTGCACGTCCTCGCAGTTCACCGCCACTGTCATGGACAACCCGGCCGCTCCCGGTACCGCGACCGAGTCGCTCGGCGCGCACACCTTCGACAGCGCGAGCTGCACCAGCAACGTCCTCGGAGTGCTCGGCGTCAGCAGCATCACCGTCGACAACCTGCCCTACGGCACCACCGTGACCTCCGACGGCACCGTCACGGTGACCCCGGCGGGCGGATCCACCGTCCGGACCACCGTCAAACTGCGCACGCTGCTGGGCGCCATCACCTGCGTCTACCAGGCGCCGAGCCTGACCGGCACGGCGAGCAACGACGACAACAGCATCAACTTCACGGCCCAGCAGTTCACGAAGACGTCCGGCTCCTCGCTCTGCTTCGCGAACGGCTACTTCACCGCCAAGTACGCCCCGGTGACCGACGGCGGCGAGCTCGTCTTCGTCAACTGACGGACGTAGCCGCGGAGTTCACCTCCGACGCAGGCGTACGGCCAGGGTGGCGCCCCCGGTGAGGAGAAGCACCGCGGCGGCGCCGCCCGCGAGCAGCGGGGCCGAGGGGCCGGAGTCCGGTGCGGACGTCGTGGCCGCGGTACGGCGTTGCGCGACCGGGGAACTGTCGGGGCTCCTGGCGACCTCGGGGCTCTCCGTGGTCGCCGCGGGCGCCGTGGTCTCCGGCTTCTTCGTGGTCTCCCCGGCCGACGGCTTCCTCGTGCTCTCCGGCTTTCGCGTCGGCGCCGTCTCCCGCTCCGGGAACACCACGTCCGAGCACGAGTAGTACGTGTCCGGAGTGCTGCTGTTCTGCCACACCGTGTACAGCACATGACGGCCCGTCCGGTCCTTCGGCAGGGTCGCGCGGATGCGGTAGGCGCCGTCCGTCAGCGCCGGGTCGCGGACCTCGGCGAAGGGCTGTTCCGGGAGGTCGGACCAGGAGAGCGGACCGGTGGGGTCGTAGCCCTGCTCGGTGAGGTAGAGCCGGAACGTGCCGGTGTGCGGGATCGTCGAGACGTACCGCATGGTCAGCGCGGCACCGGGGTTCAGGCGGGTCGACGGCCAGTCGGCGCGGGCCAGGTCCAGGCCCTTGTAGGCGGGCAGGCCGCCGCTGCACAGCTCTCCGTCGGGGACGATCTGCCGGTCCCGTCCGTTCACGTTCGCGATGCGCAGGTTGTCCCAGGCGGTGAAGGGCGTGCCGTTCGCGGCGACGGCCGCGCGGCAGGCCGCCGAGCGGGCGTCCGCGCCGCCCTCGGGGGAGCAGGCCATCACCCGGCTGACCGGATCCGTCGGCGCGCCGTGCGCGGCGGCCGGGGTCGCGCCCCACAGGGCGAGCAGCACAGGGGCCGCGACGGCGGTGGCGAGCCGGGCGCGGGTCCGGGTCATGTGGGGGTCTCCTCGGCCGGGCGGGTGTCCGCTGCTGTCCAGTGCGGGGTCTGCTTCTGTCCAGTACGGGCGAGCGGCCCGGCGCGTTCAGCGGGGCGCGAGCCCCTGCAAAAGCGGACACAAGCAGTCAACCGGCTGACCACGAGGGTTGGTTTCCGGCCGGATCGAGGGTTTCCCCTGTATCCCTATGACCTTCTGTTTGCCTATCGTTCCAGCACAGCCGACCCACAGGTAACCCCTGAAGGGCCGGTCCCCACCGCGCCTGGCCGGCCACAGCGCAACGCTTTTCGGTTCTCGGTTCGCCCCCCTCCGCTTCGACGACGAAGCGAATTGACCGCCGCTCCGCGCTGCCCGGAGTACGGCCACGAAAGGCAATCCCTTGCGTACCTCTCCCCCCGTGCGACGGAAGCTGATATCCGTCGCCGCGGTCTCCGCCGCGCTGTTCACGGCCGCTACCGCCACGGTGGCCGTCGCCCAGGACTCCGCCACCACCAAGGACGCCCCCACCGCCCGTACCGAGGCGGCCCCCGGCGCCCCGGCCGAGCGCCTCATCGTCGGCTACAAGTCCGGCGCCGCCGAGGCGAAGTCGAACAAGGCCGCCGACGCGGACGCCGCCGCCAAGGGCAAGGAGGCCGGCGAGTCGCTGGACTTCCAGCGCCGCCTCGGCACCGGCGCCGCCCTCGTCGACCTCGGCGAGGACCTCACCAAGGCCGATGTCGCCGACGTCGTCGCCGAGTACCAGGCCGACCCGCAGGTCGCCTACGTCGTACCGGACCGGCTGAACAAGCCGCTGGCCACGCCGAATGACACCGAGTACGGCAAGCAGTGGGACCTGTTCGAGACCACCGCGGGCATGAACGTGCCGGGTGCCTGGGACGTCGCCACCGGCACCGGAGTCACCGTCGCCGTCATCGACACCGGCTATGTCACCCACTCCGACCTCGCCGCGAACATCGTCGGCGGCTACGACTTCATCTCGGACACCACCGTCGCGGGCGACGGCAACGGCCGGGACAGCAACCCGGCCGACGTGGGCGACTGGACCGCCGCCAACCAGTGCGCCTCCGGTGACCCGGCCTACGACTCCTCCTGGCACGGCACGCACGTGGCCGGCACGATCGCCGGTGTCACCAACAACGGCAAGGGCGTCGCCGGTATCGCCTACGGCGCGAAGGTCTCCCCGCTGCGCGTGCTCGGCAAGTGCGGCGGCTACGACTCCGACATCATCGACGCCATCACCTGGGCATCCGGCGGCACCGTCTCCGGTGTTCCGGCCAACACCAACGTCGCCAAGGTCATCAACATGAGCCTCGGTGGCGGCGGCACCTGCTCCACCGCGACCCAGAACGCGATCAACGGCGCCGTGAACCGCGGCACCACCGTCGTCGTCGCGGCGGGCAACAGCAACGCCAACGCGGCCAACTACTCGCCGGCCAGCTGCGCCAACGTGATCAGCGTCGCGGCCGCCGACCGGCAGGGCAACCGCGCCTCCTACTCCAACTACGGCACCGTCGTCGACATCGCCGCCCCCGGCGGTGAGACCGCCACCACCGCCAACGGCATCCTGTCCACGCTGAACTCCGGCGCGCAGGGTCCGGGCGCGGAGAGCTACGAGTACTACCAGGGCACCAGCATGGCCGCCCCGCACATCGCGGGTCTCGCCGCGCTGATGAAGTCGGCGAACTCCGAGCTGACCCCGGCCCAGATCGAGTCCGCGATCAAGACCAACTCGCGGGCTCTGGCCGGTACTTGCTCCGGTGGCTGCGGCGCGGGCCTGGCGGACGCGACCAAGACGGTGCAGGCGGTGAGCGGCTCCGGCGGCGGCTCCACGGGGGGCACCACCTTCACCAGCACCTCGGCCGTCTCCATCCCGGACGCCGGCTCCGCGATCGAGTCCCCGATCACGGTCTCCGGCCGCACCGGCAACGCCCCCTCGGCGCTCCAGGTCGGCGTGGACATCACCCACACCTGGCGCGGTGACCTGGTCATCGACCTGGTGGCGCCGGACGGTTCGACGTACCGCCTGAAGTCCGCCAGCTCCTCGGACTCCGCGGACAACGTCATCGCCACCTACACGGTGAACGCCTCCAGCGAGGTCGCGAACGGCACCTGGAAGCTGCGGGTGCAGGACACGGCGGCGCAGGACACGGGTCGGATCAACAGCTGGAAGCTGACCTTCTGAGCTGAAGCTCCGACCGCTTGAGCGGACGGGCCGGCCGGTGCGGATGGGGCATCGGCCGGCCCGTCGTCATGTCCCGTCGCCGCGGAACGCGGCCAGATGACCGAGCGCCCACCGCCGGTAGTCCCCGGCGGGCCGCCCCAGCAGTTCTGCGACGGTGGGGTCCACCTCCGACTTCGCCCCGGCCCGGCCCCGGGACGCGCTCTCCGCGAGCGCCTCGGCGATCGGTGCCGGATAGCGTACGAGCAGCCGCCGCCGGGCTTCTTCCTCGCTCAACTCGTCGAACGCCAAGGGCCGTTCCAGCAGTTCGCCGAGGATCTTCGTCTGGTCCACGGGGCTGATCGCCTCCGGGCCGGTGAGCGGGTACGCCCGCCCGGCGTGCGCCTCGGGTGCCAGCAGCGTCAGCGCCGCCACGTCCGCGATGTCCTGGGGATCGACGGTGGCGTTGACCGCTGTACCGCACGCGGCCCGCACCACGCCCTCCGCGCGGATGGAGATGGCCCAGCCGAGCGTGTTGGACATGAACGCGCGCGGCCGCAGATGCGTCCACAACAGGCCGGAGTCAGTGACGAGTTGCTCGTTGTCGCGCTGCCAGGTCGTGATCAGGTCGGTGGCGTCGAGGTCGGTGACCGCGAGCGCCGACAGCTTCACCACATGCCGGAGCCCGCCGGCGCGCGCCGCCGCCAGGAAGTGCTCGTCATGGGCGTGCGTCAGCGGGTTCGCGGTGACCAGCAGTGCAGACGTCACACCCGTCAGCGCCCGCCGCAGACTCCCCGGATCGTCGAAGTCGCCGCCCACCACCTCGACTTGCGGCCCGGCGAGGTCCGCGGCCCGCTCCGGGCGGCGGGTCAGCAGCCGCAGGGGAACGGTGCCGCGCAGGCGGCGCGCGACCAGCCCGCCGACCGTGCCGGTCGCCCCGGTGAGCAGGATCATGGCTCGTCCCTCCGCACCAGCTCCCCGTCCTCGCCGAGCGCGGCGAGGATCCGCGCGCCCCGGTCCGGGGCGGTGTCGAGCCGGCCCAGCAGCCCCGGCACCGCGATGCTCGGCAGGACGTGCGCCCACAGCACCGAGATGCGGTGGCCGAGATCCTCCCGGCCGGTCAGCGCCCGGGACATCAGCTGAATGCCGGCGAAGGACCCGACCAGCAGCTCCACGGTGTCCCTGGCCACGACTGTGGGCAGCAACTCGCCCTGCTTGTCGGCCTCTTCCAGCAGGTCGATCACATGGTCGGCCCACTGCCGGAAGGGCCCGGAGTGGTCGACCCCGGGAGGCGTGGCCTGGTCCACGGTCAGTCGCACACTGCCCTGCAGCAGCGGGTTGCTCAGCAGGCGCCGGCCGTAGACGAAGCTCATGTCCACGATCTCCTGGAGCTTGCACGGCTGCGGCGGCACCGCGCCGAACGGCACCTGCTCGTCCAGCACCGCCTGGGCGAGGGACTCCTTGGAAGGGAAGTGGAAGTACAGGGCGCCCTTGGTGACCTCGGCCCGCTCCAGCACCATGGAGATCGTCGTGGAGGCGTAGCCGTGCTCGTCGAACACCGCACCCGCGGCTTCCAGGATCGCTCTGCGCGTCCTGATGGCGCGTTCCTGCTTCGCCATAAGGGCCCCTCCGATGCGCCGAGTTGACGGGATGGCCCACAGTGCGACGGCGCGGACGCGCACCGATCCTGGTCACCCTGGTCTCATTGAAAACAAACCGGTCGGCTCGTACTCTAGCGCTCACGGCACGGGCACCTCGCCGTCTGTCAACACTGTCGGGGGAGCCAGGGAGAGACATGCCTGAATTGCCGCAACTCGTCGATTTCCCTACGGCGTCCGACGCCCTCACCGCCGCCGTGCCCCGCCAGTTGGTGCATCGCGCGGCCTTCGCCGAGACCCTCCTCACCGGCTGGCGGCGGATCGGAACCGACCAGTTCAGGGTAGCCGCGCAATGGCCGCGAGCCCATCCGCTGCACGTTTCGAGCGACCGTACCGCATACGAGCCGCTGCTCGTCACCGAAACCGTCCGCCAGGGCGGCACGCTCCTCGCCCACACCGAGTACGACGTGCCGCTGGACCACCGGTTCGTGTTGCAGGAACTGCGTGTCAGTACCCGGCCCGAACACCTCGCCGTGGGTCCGGCACCCGCCGAACCGGTCGTCGACATCACGATCTTCGACGTCCGGCGCCGCGCCGGACGCGTGGTCGCCTTCCACCTCACCGCGACCGTGACCATCGAGAACACGCAGGTCGCGAGCGCGTTCTTCGCCGCCTCCTGGACCAGCGAACCGGTCTACCGCAGACTGCGCGGCGGCCGAACGGCCGCCAACGTCCAGGCACTTGACCCACCGCCCGGAGTGCCGCCCGCCCTGGTGGAGCGCACGGTCCCCGCCGATGTCGTCCTGGCCCGGCCGGACCGTCCGGGGCGCTGGCAGTTGCGCGTGGATACCGCGCATCCCGTTTTTTTCGACCACCCCCTGGATCATGTCCCCGGCATGCTGCTCCTGGAGGCGGCCGGTCAGGCGGCCCGGGTGACAGGAGGCGGGCGGCGCGCCCCCATATCCTTCCACGCGACCTTCGACCGGTATGCGGAGCTGGATCAGCCCACGTGGATCGAGGCGGAGCCCGGTCCGGACGATCAGCTCCAAGTCATCGGTGTGCAAGGGGATTCAGCAGTCTTCGCATGCCGGGTGGGCACGGTCGCGCAGTGAGCTATGGTGTATGCGGAGTAAAAAACAAACGGCATGACCCGTTCTTTTCCGTCCCAGGAGAGTTCAGCCGATGGCGAGGCAGTTACGCGCAGAGCAGACCCGCGCGACGATCATCACCGCTGCCGCTGACCTGTTCGATCGTCGTGGCTACGAATCGACCAGTCTGAGCGACATCGTCGAGCACGCCCAAGTCACCAAGGGCGCCCTGTACTTCCACTTCGCGGCGAAGGAAGACCTCGCGCACGCGATCATGGAGCTCCAGTCGCAGGCCTCCCGCCAGATCGCCGGAGAGATGGACGCCCGCGGCTACTCCTCCCTGGAAGCGCTGATGCGCACCACTTTCGGCATAACCCGGATGTCGGTCGAGGGACCGATCCCGCGGGCCGGGCTCCGGCTCGCCACCGGCCCGGTCGCCGTCAAGGCGCCGATGCAGCACCCGTTCTCGGAGTGGCTGGAGATCGCCTCCCGCAAACTCCTCGGCGCGGTCAAGGAGTCGGACGTCCATCCGGATGTCGACATCGACGCCGCGGCCCACTCCCTCGTCTGCTTCTTCGTCGGCACCCGCACGGTCGGCCGCTCCGTCGAACCGGTCGCCCGGCAGCCCCGCCGGGTCGCCGAGATGTGGGCCCTGCTCATCCGCGGCATGGTCCCGGTGCCCCGCCGTCCCCGCTACCTCACCCTCGCCACCCAGCTGGAGCGGGAGGCCAGAGGCGTCTGAGCCGGGGACGGGCCCGGTGCGCGCGATACCGTCGCCGCATGGACGACACCCCGCCCGTGATCCTCGGCGACGAACCCGGCAGCTTCCCCTACGCCGTCCTCACCGAGCGCCACCCCGCCATCATCGAGCAGGTCCGCACGGCGCTCCCGTACGGCCCCGACCGGCAGGCCGCGCTCGACGCGCTGCTGCACGACTGCACCAAGGGCGTGATCGAGCCGCTCCCCGCCGACGCCCACGACCGGGACCGCTGGCGGGAATGGGGCACCGACACCTACGCGGGCCGCCCCTGGGCCGACGTACCGTGGCTGTGGTCGGAGAACTACTTCTACCGCCGACTCCTCGGCGCCGTCGGCTACTTCACCCCCGGCACCTGGCAGGGCGTCGACCCCTTCCGCCCCGCCAAGCTGGCCGAGCTGGACTCCCCGGAGACGGACGAGGAACTGTCCGCGCTGGACGGTCTCGCCGCACTCTCCCCCGACGAGCGGGACCGGGCCCTGCTGCACGGCTCGCTGTGGGGCAACCGCGCCGACCTCGGCTTCCGGCTGTCCGCCGCCGACGGTACCGACCCTTCCGGCACCCCGCCCCTGGTCGCCGACGACAGCGCGGCCCTGAGGTCCCTGCTGCGGAGGGCTCCGCTTCTGTGCCTGATCGCCGACAACGCCGGCCGCGAACTCATCCCCGACCTCCTCCTGATCGCCCACCTGCTCGGCCAGGGGCGCCTGGAGCGGGCCGTCCTGCACGTCAAACCGCACCCGTACTTCGTCTCCGACGCCACCCCCGCCGACGTACTCGACGCCCTGCACAGGCTCAGGGCGGCACCGGGCGCGGCGCGGGCGTACGGCGACACCCTGTGGACGGCGCTGACCGACGGGCGGCTCACGGTCCGCGCCCACCCCTTCTCCTGCGCGCCCCTGCCGTACGAGCGGATGCCCGGCGACCTCCGCGAGGAGCTGGCGCGGGCCACGCTGACGATCCTCAAGGGCGATCTCAACTACCGCCGTCTGGTGGGGGACCGCAGATGGCCGCCGACCACCGCCTTCGCGGACGTCACCGCCTGGTTCCCCGGGCCCGTCGCCGCGCTGCGCACCCTGAAGTCCGAGGTGATCACCGGCCTCGACGCCGGGACGGAGGCCGCCCTGACCGCCGCCGAGGGACAGCGCTGGCGCACGAGTGGCGGCCACGGCCTGATCCAGGTTCGCCGCTGACGCTCAAGTCACCTCGACCGGCAGCGACTTGATTCCGTTGATGAAGTTCGACACCAGCCGGACGGGCGGGCCCGCGCCGCGCAGTACCGGCAGGGTCCGCAGCGCCTCCCGGTACAGCACCCGCAGTTGCAGCCGGGCGAAGTGCGCGCCCAGACAGACATGCGGGCCGTCACCGAAGGAGACATGCGGGTTCGGCGTACGGGTCAGGTCCAGCCGGTCCGGGGCAGCGAAGACCCGCTCGTCCCGGTTTGCTGAGGCATGGAAGACCACGACCTTGTCCCCGGCCCGGATCCGCCGCCCGGCCAGCTCGGTGTCGCAGTCGGCGGTACGGCGGAAGCTCAGCACCGGCGGATGCCAGCGCAGCAACTCGTCGACGGCCGGGCCGAGTTCGATGTCCCCCGCACGCAGCCGCTCGTACGACTGAGGGTGCTCGGCCAGCGCCAGCAGTCCGCCCGGGGCCGCGCCGCGCACGGTGTCGTTCCCGGCGACGGTGAGCAGGAAGAAGAACATCTCCAGCTCGGGGCCGGTGAGTTCGGCGTCGTGCGCGAGGATGGTCAGCACGTCGTCCGCCGGGTACCGGCGCTTGTACACGGCCAGTTCGCCGGCGTAGTCGAACATGTCCCGCAGCAGCGCCGGGGACCGCGGATTGACCGGTTTCCCTGCCCCGTCCAGCACCGGCGGTCCGGACTCGTCGGGGTCCTGGTACCCGATGACCCGCTGCGTCCAGTGCAGCAGCAGCCCGCGGTCCCGCTCGGGGACGCCCAGCAGATCGGCCAGATTGAGCAGGGCGTAGTCATCGGTCACGGCGGTGACGAGGTCGACGGTGCCGTCCTGCTCCCGGGCCGTCTCCAGGGCCCCCGCGAACAGGCTCTGGGCACGCTTCTCGGCGAGCGCGGTGAACCGGTCGACCCGGCCCGGGGTGAAGGCCCGGCTCACGAGGCGCCGCAACCTGCCGTGTCCCGGCGGATCCTGATTGAGCATCATCCGCCGGATGAACGGCAGGTCCGCCGGGTCGGGATCCCGGATCTGGGTGGCGCCGAGATGGGAGGAGTACGTCAGCGGGTCCTTCAGCACCCGGACCACGTCCGCGTGCCGGGTCACCGCCCAGAACCCCGGGCCGGCCGGCCAGCCCAGCACCTCGGGCTCGTCCTGCCAGGCCACCGGGTGGTGGTCGCGCAGGACGCGATAGGAGGCGTAGGGGACACCGGTGGCGTACTGCCGGGGATCGAAGACATCGGGGACGGGCGGGGAGGGCCGGACGGTCACGCCTCCTCGCCCTCGGGCTCGGCCTCTTCGTCGCCCTCGTCGTCCACGTCGTCCTCGTCGTCCGCGTCGAGGAACGCCTCCACCACCTGGATCAGCTCCAGCGGGGACTCGTCCATCGCGTAGTGCCCGGCCCCCGACAGCTCGCGCACCTCGCCGTAGGGGTACCAGCGCCGCCAGGTCTCCCGCAGCAGCGCGGCCGACAGCGCCGGGTC
Encoded proteins:
- a CDS encoding ScbR family autoregulator-binding transcription factor, which produces MARQLRAEQTRATIITAAADLFDRRGYESTSLSDIVEHAQVTKGALYFHFAAKEDLAHAIMELQSQASRQIAGEMDARGYSSLEALMRTTFGITRMSVEGPIPRAGLRLATGPVAVKAPMQHPFSEWLEIASRKLLGAVKESDVHPDVDIDAAAHSLVCFFVGTRTVGRSVEPVARQPRRVAEMWALLIRGMVPVPRRPRYLTLATQLEREARGV
- a CDS encoding cytochrome P450, whose amino-acid sequence is MTVRPSPPVPDVFDPRQYATGVPYASYRVLRDHHPVAWQDEPEVLGWPAGPGFWAVTRHADVVRVLKDPLTYSSHLGATQIRDPDPADLPFIRRMMLNQDPPGHGRLRRLVSRAFTPGRVDRFTALAEKRAQSLFAGALETAREQDGTVDLVTAVTDDYALLNLADLLGVPERDRGLLLHWTQRVIGYQDPDESGPPVLDGAGKPVNPRSPALLRDMFDYAGELAVYKRRYPADDVLTILAHDAELTGPELEMFFFLLTVAGNDTVRGAAPGGLLALAEHPQSYERLRAGDIELGPAVDELLRWHPPVLSFRRTADCDTELAGRRIRAGDKVVVFHASANRDERVFAAPDRLDLTRTPNPHVSFGDGPHVCLGAHFARLQLRVLYREALRTLPVLRGAGPPVRLVSNFINGIKSLPVEVT
- a CDS encoding damage-control phosphatase ARMT1 family protein — translated: MDDTPPVILGDEPGSFPYAVLTERHPAIIEQVRTALPYGPDRQAALDALLHDCTKGVIEPLPADAHDRDRWREWGTDTYAGRPWADVPWLWSENYFYRRLLGAVGYFTPGTWQGVDPFRPAKLAELDSPETDEELSALDGLAALSPDERDRALLHGSLWGNRADLGFRLSAADGTDPSGTPPLVADDSAALRSLLRRAPLLCLIADNAGRELIPDLLLIAHLLGQGRLERAVLHVKPHPYFVSDATPADVLDALHRLRAAPGAARAYGDTLWTALTDGRLTVRAHPFSCAPLPYERMPGDLREELARATLTILKGDLNYRRLVGDRRWPPTTAFADVTAWFPGPVAALRTLKSEVITGLDAGTEAALTAAEGQRWRTSGGHGLIQVRR